Proteins co-encoded in one Malus domestica chromosome 09, GDT2T_hap1 genomic window:
- the LOC103444126 gene encoding ribulose bisphosphate carboxylase small subunit, chloroplastic: MASSMISSATVSTVYTDRAAPAQASMVAPFTGLKSSSAFPVTRKSNDITSIASNGGRVQCMQVWPPLGLKKFETLSYLPPLSSESLAKEVDYLLRKNWVPCLEFELEHGFVYRENHKSPGYYDGRYWTMWKLPMFGCTDSSQVLKELEEAKKAYPNAFIRIIGFDNVRQVQCISFIAYKPAGY, from the exons atggCTTCCTCCATGATTTCCTCCGCTACCGTGTCTACAGTTTACACCGACCGTGCCGCCCCGGCTCAAGCCAGCATGGTTGCTCCATTCACTGGCCTCAAGTCGTCCTCAGCTTTCCCTGTCACCAGAAAGAGCAACGACATTACCTCTATTGCAAGCAATGGAGGAAGAGTGCAATGTATGCAG GTGTGGCCTCCACTTGGATTGAAGAAGTTCGAGACCCTCTCTTACCTTCCTCCTCTCTCTTCCGAGTCCTTGGCCAAGGAAGTTGATTACCTCCTCCGCAAAAACTGGGTTCCCTGCTTGGAATTTGAGTTGGAG CATGGATTTGTGTACCGTGAGAACCACAAATCCCCAGGATACTACGATGGAAGGTACTGGACAATGTGGAAGCTGCCCATGTTCGGATGCACCGACTCTTCTCAGGTGTTGAAGGAGCTGGAGGAGGCCAAGAAGGCCTATCCCAACGCCTTCATCCGTATCATCGGATTCGACAACGTCCGCCAAGTGCAGTGCATCAGTTTCATCGCCTACAAGCCTGCAGGCTACtaa